Genomic DNA from Halobaculum sp. MBLA0147:
CCCACAGCGTCACCCGCACGCGTCCCGTCTCGTCGCCGACGGTGAGGTTCGACACCTGCCCCTGCGAGCCGTCGTCCCGATCGAACGTCCGCACGGTGTCCGTGTCCAGCAGTTCGCCGACGAGCGTCACGTCCGAGGCGCCCATCGTCAGGTCCTCGGCGCGGTACTCTTCGACGACCTCCACGTCCACGTCACCCTCCGGGTCCGGGTCGACGTCGTCGACGGAGATCTCGAGCCCGTTGTAGCCGTCCTTCGGGCGTCCGGCCACGTGGATCACGTCGCCGGCCTGGAGGTTCTCCTTCGCGTCCTCGGCCATCCGGTCCCACATGGTGATCGTGACGTGCCCGGACTCGTCGGCCACCTCGACGTTGAGCACCTTCCCGTCCTCGCGGTCTTCCTCGTCGCGTTCGAACGTGCGGAGGTCCCCGACCGAGGTCACCTTCGCGAGGAAGGTCACGTCGTCCATCCCCGTCTCCACGTCGGCGATGGAGTTCACCTCCTGGTCGTCGAGTTCGTGGGCGACCAGCATCGCGGCCGTCTCCTCGTCGGCGAGTCCGTCCATCTGTTCGACCTTCGACTCGACGGCGTCCGTGAACTCCGCCAGCGAGAGGTCGGCGTCCACGTCCTCGAATACGTCCTCGATCACGCCCATCTGTTCGTCGTACCACAGGTGGGTTGCTCCGTTAAGCGTTGCCGTTCGACCGTCCGGGCACCCCTCCACGCCGGTCTCGGTCCCCAACGCGGCCGTCTGGAAGTCGACGCCGTCGCCGTCTCTGCCGGGTCGTCGGTCACCCCGTCGAGTGTCGCTCGCGCGCAGCTACCTGCCGTGTCCGCCACGTGGCGTGTCGTGTTCGTCACACCAGGTGTGGTCCCGTCACCGTACAAGAAGCTACTGCGGGTGGACCCGGTCTCGGCGGTCCGTCACAGTCCGTCTCGGCGGTCCGTCACACGTCCATCTCGACGGTCCGTCACACGTCCGTCTCGGCGACGACAGTCGAACCGCCACTCCCGTCGGCGTGCGACACTCTGACGCGGTCGAGCGACGCACCCGCCACCTCGATCTCGGCCCGGTAGCGGCGGTAGACGAGCTGTTGGGTGCAGATGTCGGCCGTCTCGACGGTCTCGACGACCACGTCGAGTCTGTTCGCGCCGTCGTCGTAGGCGGTCTCGCGGATCGCCGCCTCCGAGCAGCCGCTGGGCCCCTGGATACACCCCGTCGCGCGGACCGTGTCGCCGTCGCGGGCGACCGTCGCCGTCCCGCCGTCCTCGGCGGTGCAGTCGCCGAGGCGCGTGAGCACCGCGCGCTCCACCGGGTCGGTCGCCGTGTACGTGACCGTCGGCGCGTCCGTCTCGCTCGGTGTCTCGGTGGGTGTGTCTGTCGGCGTCTCGGTCGGTGTCTCCGTCGCCGTCTCCGTGGGCGAGTCGGTCGGCTCTCCCGTCGGTGTCTCGGTCGGGCTGTCCGTCGCCGTCTCCGTGTCCGTCGTGTCGCCGTCGGTCCCGCCCGTCCCGTCGCCGACACAGCCGGCGACGCCGGCGGCGGCGACCGCGGCGAGGAGTCGTCTCCGTCTCACGTTTCACTCGTTCCCGCGCGGAAGGCATATACTTCGTGGTGGGACAAACAGTCGTTTGCCCGTCGCCGTCTCCGAGTTCGTGGCGCGACGGCCGCGGCGGTGTGCCGCGACGGCCGCGGCGGTGTCCCGCTCCAGCCGGTCCGTCTCGTCGCCGTCCGGTCGTCGGTCGGTCGCCGGGTCACACTCGTGTGCCGTGTTGTCGTCCGGCCGACGGGGGACGGATCGTAAGGGGTTTAGGTGGACCCGCGATACTCGTAGGTGAGTCCTGGTAGGGTAGTGGACTATCCTCTTGGCTTGCGGAGCCAGGGACCGGCGTTCAAATCGCCGCCGGGACGCTTCTGCCGACCACAGTCGACGAGTGAGTGCTCTCTCGTCCGTCTCTACGACGAACTCCGAGCCGTGCGAACGCGGCGCCACACGGCCGCGCAGCTACGGCGTCGCTCGCTCGGCGATCTCGCGTGCCTGCTCGAGTAGCGCGACGGCACGGGTCCGCTGACGGCGGAGTGCGACGCGGTGGTGTCGTCGCTCGTCTGCGGCCCGCTCGTCCAACTCCGTCGCCGGCGCGAGTCCGGGGTACGGCGGCCGGTCGTACGCGGGGTCGTGTTCGAACTGTCCCTCCGTCGTGAAGTTCACGCGGACGAGCGGACGCGAGAGCGCACGGATCGTCTCGTCGGTCGTCGCCGCGTCCACCTCGCCCGCGTCGACGGCGTCGTAGAACGCCTCGACGGCCTCGGTCGTCGCCGCCAGCGCCGAGCGGACGGGCGCCAGGTCGAAGTCGGTCGCGTCGGCGTACTCGGCCAGCGTCTCCCCGTGGCGGGCCAGCGTGTCTCGGTGGTCCAACGGGAGCGGTTGCGTGCGGAGCAGTCTGGCGACGGCGGTCGCGTACACCCGTACGTCGCGGACCAACACGTCGGGGTCTGCCTTGTCGAGCGTGTCCGTCGTGAGGTGCCAGGCGTCGCTGTGGCCGCCACAGCCCCCGACCGCGTGGTAGCCCCGTTCTGCCCGTACCTCGCGCGGGATGTTCGAGGACAGCATGAACGCGCCGGTGACACCGAGGTTGTCGAACGAGTAGTCGCCGGCTCGTGGCGGCCGGTTCTCCGTCGCCGTCTTCCCGCAGGTGTCGCGGATCGCGCCGCGACACAGCCCGTCCGCCTCCGGCATCCAGACGACCATGTCTTCGAACTCCGTCGCGTCGACGCTCCCCGGCGAGTCGACGTTGACGTGGGCGACACACCGCTCGCGGAGCGTCCGCGCCCGCTGGTCGGCGTACCAGGTGCTGCCGGCGTACCGGCCGGTGGAGTGGCCGGGCCACCAGCAGACGCGGAGGTTCCGCCGGAGGTCGTCGGCGTGGTCGGCGAACACGCGGGCCAGTTCCAGCAGTGCCGCGTCGCCGGTGGCGTTGTCCGCCACGCCCACGTGCCAGGAGTCGTAGTGGCCGTGCAACAGCACGAAGTCGTCCGTCGCCGCCGCCTCCCCCTCGATCCGTGCCTCCACGAGCGGACACGAGCGCCACTCCGTCGTCGTCTCCGCTCGCACGTCGACTGTCGGCCCGTCGCCGTCCGCTGCCGCCGCGCGCAGACGCTCGCCGACGGGGCGCGCGACGGTGAGGATCGGAATCTCCGGCTGGGCAACGTCGGATCGTGGCGTGGGTGCCCCGCCCCACACTGGGGTGGCGATCCCCTCGTGTGGCTCCCGCTCGTGGGCGTGTTGGACGATCACGCCAGCGGCACCGGCGGCGGCGAGCTCTTCGACGGCCTCGATCGGCAAAACCCCGGACAACAGCGCGACGTTGCCGGCGACGTTCGAGAGGTCGTCCAACTCCGCTCCGAGCAGGTCGTCGACACCCGACCCGGCGTCGAACCCGCCGTCGACCGGAACGACCTCGCCGGCCGCCTCCCCGCCGCCGAACGCGACCGTCTTCACCGCGTCGAACGACTCGCCAGGAGCGAGTGCGTCGCCGGAGTCCGACACCTCCGTCTCGTCCGCCGGTTCACTCTCGTCGGCGACACGGAGGGTCGCCGTCTCCGGGATCGAGAGGTACAACGACGGCTCGTGACGGTCGTAGTCGATCCCGAGTGCGTCCAGTCGGTCACAGACGTACCCGGCCGCGCGCGCCTCGTCGGCCGAGCCGGAGACGCGTTCCAACGCCGCGAACCGCTCGACGAGCGCCCACGGCTCCTCGCGGGAGACGGCGTCGTACAGCGACCGCTCGACGCCGGACAGCGACGGCTCCGCGCAGTCGTACAGGTCGTAGTCTGCCATCGACATCTCTGTTGTCGTCTCGCACCCGCTCGGTGTGAAGGTTGGGACCGCGGCGCACGCGGAGGTGGTCGTGATCGCGGCACACACGGAGGTGGTCGAAATCGCGGCACACGCGGAGGTGGTCGAAATCGCGGCACACGCGGAGGTGGTCGAAATCGCGGCACACGCGGAGGTGGTCGAAATCGCGGCACACGCGGAGGTGGTCGAGACCGCGGCACACGCGGCGCCGGGGCGACGGCCCGAACACTGCACCCCTCGCCGGGAGAGACCGAGAGAAAAGGTAAAGCGTCGAGTCCGACTACCGGGAGACATGGCTGCCGACGCGATCGAGATGACCGTCCGCGACGCCGAGAAGCGGGACGCATCGCGTGGCATCGCGCGCGTCCCGCCGGCGACGATGTCACAACTCGGTGTGCTCTCCGGCGAGACGGCGATCGTCGAGGGGAAACGCGAGACCGTCGTGAAGGTGTGGCCGGGTGGAACCGCCGTCGAGGACGGCGAGGTCAGGATCGACGGGGAGACACGCGCCAACGCCGGCGTCCGGATCGGCGAGACGGTGACGGTCAGACCACAGTCCGTCGCCGACGCCGAGGCGGTCGCCCTGGAGGCACCGGCGTCACTCGCCAGCGGCGACTTCGACAGAGAGTCGCTGCGCCGCGCCGCCGGGCGCGACTTGGAGGGGCGACCCGTGACGGCGGGCGAACAGGTCCGGCTCCAGAAACTCGGCGGCAACGTCTTCGTCGTCGACGACACGGTCCCCGCCGGCGCGGTCCGCGTCACCGAGAACACGGAAGTACGGATCAGGTACCCGGAGCCGGAGACCGACACGAGCGGTAGCGGCGAGGCGACCGACCGCGACGCCGGCGCGGCCGACACCGGTGGCACCGGCGACGACCGCCCCGCGAGCGGCGACACGGCCGACCACAGACACGTCACCTACGAGGACATCGGCGGGTTGGACGAGGAACTCGACCTCGTTCGGGAGACCATCGAACTCCCACTGTCGGAGCCCGAGGTGTTCGCTCGCCTCGGGATCGACCCGCCGAAGGGGGTCCTGTTGCACGGCCCGCCCGGAACCGGGAAGACGCTGATCGCACGCGCCGTCGCCAACGAGGTGGACGCGTCGTTCATCTCCGTCTCTGGCCCGGAGATCACCTCGAAGTACAAAGGCGAGAGTGAGGAGCGACTCCGGGAACTGTTCGCGGAGGCCGACGAGAACTCGCCGAGTATCATCTTCTTCGACGAGATCGACTCCATCGCCGGCCAGCGCGACGACGGCGGCGACATGGAGAACCGGATGGTCGGCCAACTGCTGTCGCTGATGGACGGGTTGGACGCCAGCGAGGACGTGATCGTCATCGGCGCGACGAACCGAGCGGACGCACTGGACCCGGCGCTGCGCCGTGGCGGGCGGTTCGACCGCGAGATCGAGATCGGTGTGCCGGGCGAGACGGGTCGCCGCGAGATCTTCGAGGTGCACACGCGGCGGATGCCGGTCGGAGACGACGTGGATCTGGACAAACTCGCGGCGCGGACCCACGGGTTCGTGGGCGCGGACGTGGACTCGCTGACCACGGAGGCGGCGTTGACGGCGCTGCGGCGCGCACGGCGCGACGACAGCGACGTGGATCTGGGTGACGTGACGGTGACGCGGGCGGACTTCGACCGCGCGATGGCGGACGTGGAGCCGTCCGCGATGCGGGAGTACGTCGCCGAACAGCCGACGACGACGTACGACGACGTGGGTGGACTCGAAGACGCGAAGTCGGCGCTCGAACGGGCAGTCACGTGGCCGTTGGAGTACGGGCCGCTGTTCGAGGCGGCGGGCGCGGACCCGCCGACGGGGGTGTTGCTCCACGGCCCACCCGGCACGGGCAAGACGCTGCTCGCGCGTGCCATCGCGGGCGAGTCGGAGGTGAACTTCATCCAGGTCGCCGGGCCGGAGCTGTTGGACCGGTACGTCGGCGAGTCCGAGAAGGCAGTTCGGGAGGTGTTCGAGCGGGCCAGACAGGCTGCGCCGAGTATCGTCTTCTTCGACGAGATCGACGCCATCGCGGGCGACCGCGACCTCGCGGGTGACTCTTCGGGCGTGGGCGAGCGCGTCGTCTCGCAGTTGTTGACGGAGTTCGACCGGGCCGCGGACGACCCGAACCTGGCAGTCGTGGCGGCGACGAACCGGAAGGAGTCGTTGGACGACGCGCTGTTGCGGCCCGGACGGTTGGAGTCACACGTCGAGGTGCCGCGGCCGGACGAGGCGGCTCGCGAGAAGATCCTCGCCGTCCACACCGCCGAGACGCCGCTGGCCGAGGAGATAGACCTCGCGGCGGTCGCCGGGGAGACGGAGGGGTACTCCGGCGCGGACCTCACTGCGGTCGCTCGCGACGCGACCATGCGGGCCGTCGAGCGCGTCGCCGGCGCGTACGCAGACGACGCCAACGACCACGCCGACGACATCACCGTCACCCGCGAGGACTTCGACGCCGCACTGGAGACGATCGACGCGAGCGAGTGACGCCGCGGGTGGGTGACACCTGCTGGTGTCTCTGTGTTGTTAGACGCTTCCGACGACACTCGTCGGTGTCGTTAGAACGTCGAAAGAAGTAGACCGAACGTGTCTGTAGTCGTATGTTACAGAGTGCGCGTCCGGAGACGGTCGCCTCGGACGTGTGGACGGAGACCGTGGGGGCCGACGTGTGGCGGAACGCCGTGGAGTCGGACGACACGGTCGGTGGAGAGGCGACCGCCGCCGACACCGAGCGGGACACGGGCGGTGATCGCGACACTGGAGCGGTGCGCCGCGAACGGCTCTACGAGGCCGACGGCGTGGTCCTCCTCGCAGTCGCGGTGCCGGTCGGCGCGAGGTGGCGGCCGACGGTCGACACCGCGAGTGCTCGCGGCTACGTCGCGCGTGGGAGCGTCGCGTTCCGGTGGCCCGCGCGCCAGACGGACGAGACGGCGGCGACGGTGACCACCGACACGGACGAGTTCTTCGCGGTCCCGGCGGGGCGACCGCCCAGTGTCGTCGCCCGTGGCGGACCGGCGACGCTGCTGGTGGCGTTCGACACTAGTGTCGCGCCCGACGCCGGCGACGCCGCTACCCGGAGTGGGTCGACTCGCCCGACACCGGCCGCGGAGCGGGCGGCGGCGACGGCGGTCGCGGGCCGCGAGGCGTGGGGGACCGCCGGCGAGTTGGCGAACGTCACTCGTCACCGCCCGTTCCCGGACGCACCCGCGGACGCGGTCCAGACCGTCCGCGGGAGTTCGACGGGGTCGCTCGTCTCGGAGTGGCACCACCACGGCGACAACCACGTCTTCGGGTTCGTGCTCGACGGCGACGGCTTCGTCGAGTGGGGGACCGGCGAGGGCGAGCGCGTGTTCGTCGAGTCGGGGGAGTGTTTCCACGTTCCCGCGGGGTTCGTCCACCGCGACCGCAGTGACAGCCCGGACGACCAGGCGTTCGTCCTCTGGCTCACCGGCTCCGACCCCCGGACCGTCCACGTCGACGAGCCGACGATCGGCGACGGGACCGGTCTCGCGGAGCGGTGAGTGGTGGCCACCGGGAACGGCTTCGCGGAGCGGTGAGTGGTAGCCGTCGGGACCGGTCTCGCGGAGCGGTGAGCGACGGCCGCGACTCGACCGACGGAGCCGTCGCTCGTGGGCTGTATCGGGCGGGCTACGTGGCACCGGACCCGTCTGTCAGGCCTCTGCGTCGCCGAACGGCAGGAAGGAACCGTTGATGTCCCACTCGTGGATACAGTACGCCACCCCGGAGTCGTCGGCGACTCGCCAGGCCGCCGCCGTCTCGTCCCACTCCTCGTGTCGCCCACACCGCTCGCAGGCTCGTTCGGACGGTCGTCGTACGCTCGGTGACATTAGCTAACACACCAGTAGGAGTACGATTCTCATAAATCCTCCGAGTCGGACGGGTGCCGGTGAGGGGCGTGTCGCGGGGCGGTTCCCCTCGGTGGTTCGCGTGCCGCCGGAGGCCGTTCCGTCGGCGACGACTGGGAGCAGGCCTGGGTGTCGAGGGTCGGCCGGTGGCCCCGAGGCGACTGCCCCGGTGGCAAGACTTACCAGCGTGCCAGCCGCGGTGTGGCGTATGGCAGGGTTCTCCGACAGCGTCGAGCAGATCTCTATCAGCGGCATCCGCGAGGTGTTCGAGGCGGCCGGCGAGGACGCGATCAACCTCGGACTCGGACAGCCGGACTTCCCGACACCCGAACACGCCCGACGGGCGGCCGTCGACGCGATCCAGTCCGGTGCCGCGGACGGGTACACCTCCAACAAGGGGACCCGAGCGCTCCGGGAGGCCATCGCTCACAAACACGAGCGCGACGAGGGGTTCGCGGTCGACCCCGAGGACGTGATCGCCACCGCCGGCGGGAGCGAGGCGCTCCACCTCGTGATGGAGGCCCACGTCGACCCCGGCGACGAGGTTCTGATCCCGGACCCGGGGTTCGTCTCCTACGACGCCCTGACGAAACTGGCCGGCGGCGAGCCGGTACCCGTCCCGCTGCGCGAGGACCTCACCCTCGACCCGGCGGCCGTCGAGGAGCGGATCACCGACGACACCGTCGCGTTCGTGGTCAACTCCCCCGCGAACCCGACGGGGACGGTCGCCTCGGAGTCCGACATCCGCGAGTTCGCGCGGATCGCGGACGAACACGACGTGTTGTGTGTCTCCGACGAGGTGTACGAGCAGATGATCTTCGACGGGGACCACTACTCCCCGTACGAGTTCGCCGAG
This window encodes:
- a CDS encoding M28 family metallopeptidase yields the protein MADYDLYDCAEPSLSGVERSLYDAVSREEPWALVERFAALERVSGSADEARAAGYVCDRLDALGIDYDRHEPSLYLSIPETATLRVADESEPADETEVSDSGDALAPGESFDAVKTVAFGGGEAAGEVVPVDGGFDAGSGVDDLLGAELDDLSNVAGNVALLSGVLPIEAVEELAAAGAAGVIVQHAHEREPHEGIATPVWGGAPTPRSDVAQPEIPILTVARPVGERLRAAAADGDGPTVDVRAETTTEWRSCPLVEARIEGEAAATDDFVLLHGHYDSWHVGVADNATGDAALLELARVFADHADDLRRNLRVCWWPGHSTGRYAGSTWYADQRARTLRERCVAHVNVDSPGSVDATEFEDMVVWMPEADGLCRGAIRDTCGKTATENRPPRAGDYSFDNLGVTGAFMLSSNIPREVRAERGYHAVGGCGGHSDAWHLTTDTLDKADPDVLVRDVRVYATAVARLLRTQPLPLDHRDTLARHGETLAEYADATDFDLAPVRSALAATTEAVEAFYDAVDAGEVDAATTDETIRALSRPLVRVNFTTEGQFEHDPAYDRPPYPGLAPATELDERAADERRHHRVALRRQRTRAVALLEQAREIAERATP
- a CDS encoding AAA family ATPase, producing MAADAIEMTVRDAEKRDASRGIARVPPATMSQLGVLSGETAIVEGKRETVVKVWPGGTAVEDGEVRIDGETRANAGVRIGETVTVRPQSVADAEAVALEAPASLASGDFDRESLRRAAGRDLEGRPVTAGEQVRLQKLGGNVFVVDDTVPAGAVRVTENTEVRIRYPEPETDTSGSGEATDRDAGAADTGGTGDDRPASGDTADHRHVTYEDIGGLDEELDLVRETIELPLSEPEVFARLGIDPPKGVLLHGPPGTGKTLIARAVANEVDASFISVSGPEITSKYKGESEERLRELFAEADENSPSIIFFDEIDSIAGQRDDGGDMENRMVGQLLSLMDGLDASEDVIVIGATNRADALDPALRRGGRFDREIEIGVPGETGRREIFEVHTRRMPVGDDVDLDKLAARTHGFVGADVDSLTTEAALTALRRARRDDSDVDLGDVTVTRADFDRAMADVEPSAMREYVAEQPTTTYDDVGGLEDAKSALERAVTWPLEYGPLFEAAGADPPTGVLLHGPPGTGKTLLARAIAGESEVNFIQVAGPELLDRYVGESEKAVREVFERARQAAPSIVFFDEIDAIAGDRDLAGDSSGVGERVVSQLLTEFDRAADDPNLAVVAATNRKESLDDALLRPGRLESHVEVPRPDEAAREKILAVHTAETPLAEEIDLAAVAGETEGYSGADLTAVARDATMRAVERVAGAYADDANDHADDITVTREDFDAALETIDASE
- a CDS encoding cupin domain-containing protein, with the translated sequence MLQSARPETVASDVWTETVGADVWRNAVESDDTVGGEATAADTERDTGGDRDTGAVRRERLYEADGVVLLAVAVPVGARWRPTVDTASARGYVARGSVAFRWPARQTDETAATVTTDTDEFFAVPAGRPPSVVARGGPATLLVAFDTSVAPDAGDAATRSGSTRPTPAAERAAATAVAGREAWGTAGELANVTRHRPFPDAPADAVQTVRGSSTGSLVSEWHHHGDNHVFGFVLDGDGFVEWGTGEGERVFVESGECFHVPAGFVHRDRSDSPDDQAFVLWLTGSDPRTVHVDEPTIGDGTGLAER
- a CDS encoding HEWD family protein, producing MSPSVRRPSERACERCGRHEEWDETAAAWRVADDSGVAYCIHEWDINGSFLPFGDAEA
- a CDS encoding pyridoxal phosphate-dependent aminotransferase, with product MAGFSDSVEQISISGIREVFEAAGEDAINLGLGQPDFPTPEHARRAAVDAIQSGAADGYTSNKGTRALREAIAHKHERDEGFAVDPEDVIATAGGSEALHLVMEAHVDPGDEVLIPDPGFVSYDALTKLAGGEPVPVPLREDLTLDPAAVEERITDDTVAFVVNSPANPTGTVASESDIREFARIADEHDVLCVSDEVYEQMIFDGDHYSPYEFAESDNVVVVNACSKTYSMTGWRLGWVTGASERVERMLRVHQYVQACASAPAQYAAEAALSGPQEPVAEMCAAFERRRDLVLDGLADAGLECPRPEGAFYAMPEVPEGFVDEVIERGVVVVPGEAFGANGAGHARISYATGEEDLKEALEIVADAAAAVR